In Sporocytophaga myxococcoides, the sequence CAGAGCCTGCACATAAGACTGAAACAACTGGCTGAAAAGGCTGAAATAGATAAAGTGTCTGGTCTTCATAAATTACGTCATACCATTGCTACACACTTGCTTGAAAGCGGAATGAGCCTTGAAAACATTGCTCTGTTCTTAGGCCATGAAAGCCTTGAAAGTACTCAAATCTATACCCATATCCTGAATAATGACCTTTGAAGATTATCTGAAGACCCGGCAATTAAGCTCTGATACGATAATACGGTATAAGAAGCTTTTAGAGTCATTTTTTGACTGGATGAAGGAAGGAGGCCAGGCAGGAGAAGAAATCGTTTATAGCGACCTTTTAGACTATATTAAGGTATGCCAGAAGAAAGAACACAGTAACAGTTTTATCAATCAGCAGCTGACAGTAATAAGATATTATTACAACTATCTGAAATACATCGGAAAAGTAAAGTCCAGTCCGGCAGCGGGTCTTTTTGTAAAAGGTAGAAAGAGAACAGTTCCGCATGATCTTTTAAATGAAGAGCAGCTGAAAGTACTTTACGATAACTTTACACCAGAAGAAGAAACCGGAATACACAGTAAAGCCATGTTGGGGTTAATGATCTGGCAGGGTCTGTTAAATAATGATATGGCTATACTGGAACCTCATCATCTGAAACTGCGGGAAGGTAAAATAGAAGTGCCGGGCACAGGTAAGACAGACAGAAGAATCCTGCCACTGGAGGCCGTACAAATCATAGACCTCTATGAATACCTGATGAAAAGAAATCCTTCAAATGAAAAGCTGTTTACAGGAACGGACAAAGAAAGCGATCTTCAGAACGTTCAGGACAGACTGATAAAAAAGCTCAGAAAGAACCATACCTTCCTGATCAATGGAAATCAGATCAGGCAAAG encodes:
- a CDS encoding tyrosine-type recombinase/integrase codes for the protein MTFEDYLKTRQLSSDTIIRYKKLLESFFDWMKEGGQAGEEIVYSDLLDYIKVCQKKEHSNSFINQQLTVIRYYYNYLKYIGKVKSSPAAGLFVKGRKRTVPHDLLNEEQLKVLYDNFTPEEETGIHSKAMLGLMIWQGLLNNDMAILEPHHLKLREGKIEVPGTGKTDRRILPLEAVQIIDLYEYLMKRNPSNEKLFTGTDKESDLQNVQDRLIKKLRKNHTFLINGNQIRQSRISLWIKQYDIRQVQYLAGHKYVSSTERYKSTDLEDLQKELEKHHPGS